The following nucleotide sequence is from Aedes aegypti strain LVP_AGWG chromosome 3, AaegL5.0 Primary Assembly, whole genome shotgun sequence.
gaaagaattcctggaacagatcttggaggatttctgggagaaactcctggaagaatcccagtaaaaaaattactttagtaatcactagagacattcttgcagaaactccttgcgaaatctctaaaggaattttttgtaaatgtcttggctgtcttggtagtgttattcgaacaacacgccaagccgttcccaaggacgtttcaagtaataatGTTCTATATGGTATGTTCTCTTCAACATcgaatccaatttctctcgccgttcccttacggtacctatccatctagtattcattgctttcttctccatgctctcTCTTACTTCAagtaaaatagaccgatatgccggtaaccaaattaaatgcctgtaaatattgtttgcagGAATTCTAGGACGTATTGCGTatcgaattcttggagaaactccaggaggaattgctATGATATTCAGCCTATCAAGAACCCTATCAAAACTGGTCTAAAATGTATCATGGAAAACTATATTTcttcctggagcaatctctggcaaaagccctagtgaagaaattgctgtaagAATTACGGTACAGATTATTCgtgaaggaattttcgaaataattcctggagaattctctggaagaacctctggagatatttagagagtgattcttgaagaaatatctgaaggTTTTCCTAAAAGGATGTCTGGTGCCCTATTTGAGTAGGTCTCAAAATTGAGATTGATGTCAAAAGTTATATATTTATGAGTTAGAATTATGTCGAATAATTTCGATTCCCTATACTacttttttttactaatttggtAATAACGGAAATAAAATTCAAGTATGATAACTTTATGCTTAAGAGACCCATATAGCctcagcggtaaacgcgcagcttttcagtcAGGTAAAACTAATgggcatgggttcgattcccaccggtcgaggatcctttCGGGTTGGAATGTTTTTCGACTTCACAGGTATACAATATCATCATGCCTTGGCATATATACATTGGCAAAAACAGTCAGATGGCAAACCTCTCCGGTTataaatgctgagaagcaggctctgtttcgctaggtgcgtaacgccaggtatatggcatggtgtccatttacatatggatgaaaaatcatgtattttgagccgtcgcatgatggtactatatgatggtctgaaaatgtccacatcacaccctagcggaaccggttccggaatactccgaaataccggccaaatctaaatgttggtccttttggtgctcttgtaaatcggaatgaaaaaccatgaaatttgaaccgtcgttatatacatgtgtatgaactgctgaatatgatatacgccagttccttctggaacaggttccaggttcccttgtgcccttgtgcccagaatggccgTACTGACAAATAATTTCCAGGGTTCCATTCttgagttccatatctttcatataaagctaaaagaacgaaaatcggttcaaaaatggatttttgtgagcgtttcaaagtcatgggtcatttttgacccttaatgcatgtgtaactttttcttaatgcattaggAAGGTTAAACCATTGAACATCTTTTTCGGAGACATGAACCTCCGGTGTCGTAATGTTAACAAAGATATTCCATGTTATGACCAATTAATCGCATAGCTCTCATAAGCTATGGGTTTTCATCTACACGGTTCCGTCATACATGGAAACCATCAAAACTGTCCTACACGTAGACGAAATTCGACGTAGATATCTTATTCCCATTCCCAGTATGATCCTAATGATACCAACCTGAGCGGTGATGGCTCATCATCGGGTATCGGCCTTGGCACAGAAGGGCCAGCGTTTCGGTCAGCTTTCGGCCGCAGTACCGGGAACGGGTGTGATGTAATAGTCCATCTGCATTGCTACCGGAACCCGGAGAGGCCAGCGGCGAACTGTGGGCTCGACCGACGAAAAGCGAAAGCAGAGCCAACTGCATCGCAACGATCAGAAGGGCTCTGAACAGGTTGATCGAACTGGATTGCATCTGAAATAAGGGAGAGAAGTAAAGCTTCGATCAGTTGGAGAGGCAAGAGTTAAATGTTCAGGATGGGACAAACATCGATTTACGGCTGATTATGCTGAAAATGACGAACCAAACTATTGTGTAGCGATTGGAAAGCAAAGAACAACCCTCTTAGCCCAAAATGTTTACCGATGGACAACACAACAACAATCTCGAAGGTGAAAATTTGACCCTGAAGCAAGCAGCGTGGTTCAGCCTAAAAATAACATCCCGGAATCAACAGCTGATGACGACGTCG
It contains:
- the LOC5567483 gene encoding LIRP; amino-acid sequence: MQSSSINLFRALLIVAMQLALLSLFVGRAHSSPLASPGSGSNADGLLHHTRSRYCGRKLTETLALLCQGRYPMMSHHRSEYLSDQPQAQVEVEVATLPDSGSHGFPFSRSTGHRRVRRGGIYDECCKKSCSYAELKSYCE